One window of the Pieris brassicae chromosome 2, ilPieBrab1.1, whole genome shotgun sequence genome contains the following:
- the LOC123720767 gene encoding uncharacterized protein LOC123720767 codes for MLPIFSFLFILFVLTCKAGHTEERNRGATLKPISTCCDIPELGDDKHLAECSVPKLSGPCNDVQCVFEKSGFLVDKYTINKEAYKKHLQKWLESHEAWKDAIDKAIKDCVDRDLRQYLDYPCKAYDVFTCTGIAMLKKCPKEFWKC; via the exons ATGCTtccaatattttcttttctttttatattgtttgttttg ACTTGCAAAGCGGGACACACTGAAGAGCGAAACCGGGGAGCTACActt aAACCGATTTCAACGTGTTGTGATATCCCAGAGTTAGGTGACGATAAACATTTAGCTGAGTGTTCTGTGCCTAAATTGTCTGGACCC tGCAACGATGTCCAATGCGTATTCGAAAAGTCTGGTTTTTTAGTGGACAAGTATACGATAAACAAGGAAGCTTACAAAAAGCATTTGCAGAAATGGCTTGAGAGCCACGAGGCATGGAAGGATGCGATCGACAAAGCCATCAAAGACTGCGTAGACCGTGACTTGAGGCAGTACCTAGATTACCCCTGCAAGGCCTACGACGTATTTACTTGCACCGGTATTGCAATGCTTAAG AAATGCCCTAAAGAGTTCTGGAAATGCTGA
- the LOC123720122 gene encoding general odorant-binding protein 68-like produces the protein MLGFSCFLIFLSTLQSVMPQGLSGLCGPPPVDKPFECCKMPHLFTNEERAECGFEEPTEGKRRGPPDCSKLICLMKKKDLMKDDKNVDLDAISDFLDKWTAENADFKDTVDKAKERCLKEDVSGPPEACLPDRIVTCMFFEAFNNCPKWEESEKCDKLKVHMEQCRARLT, from the exons ATGTTGGGATTTTcgtgttttcttatttttctaTCAACATTACAG AGCGTAATGCCTCAAGGTCTATCTGGTCTCTGTGGACCACCCCCTGTT GATAAACCATTCGAATGTTGTAAGATGCCGCACCTTTTTACCAATGAGGAACGCGCTGAGTGTGGCTTTGAAGAACCAACAGAAGGAAAACGACGAGGCCCACCTGAT TGTAGCAAACTAATATGCCTTATGAAAAAAAAGGATTTGATGAAGGACGACAAGAATGTAGATTTAGATGCCATATCAGATTTCTTAGATAAATGGACTGCAGAAAACGCTGACTTTAAAGACACAGTGGATAAGGCAAAAGAAAGATGTCTCAAAGAAGATGTATCTGGACCACCAGAGGCATGCTTACCAGACAGAATCGTAACCTGCATGTTCTTCGAGGCATTTAAT AACTGCCCTAAATGGGAGGAAAGCGAAAAATGCGATAAGTTGAAGGTACACATGGAACAGTGCCGAGCAAGGCTGACATAA